In one window of Musa acuminata AAA Group cultivar baxijiao chromosome BXJ3-2, Cavendish_Baxijiao_AAA, whole genome shotgun sequence DNA:
- the LOC103974496 gene encoding uncharacterized protein LOC103974496: MPCLNLSTNVSLDGVDTSAILSEASKTVARLIGKPEAYVMIVLKGSAPMSFGGTEQPAAYGELVSIGGLNADVNKKLSAAVAAILETKLSVPKSRFFLKFYDTKGSNFGWNGSTF, translated from the exons ATGCCGTGCCTTAACCTCTCCACCAACGTGAGCCTCGACGGCGTCGACACCTCCGCTATCCTCTCCGAGGCATCCAAGACCGTCGCCAGGCTCATCGGCAAGCCCGAAGCC TATGTGATGATAGTCCTTAAAGGGTCGGCGCCCATGTCCTTCGGGGGAACCGAGCAGCCCGCTGCGTACGGCGAGCTGGTCTCCATAGGCGGCCTGAACGCCGACGTCAACAAGAAGCTGAGCGCCGCCGTCGCGGCCATCCTGGAGACCAAGTTGTCCGTCCCCAAATCCCGCTTCTTCCTCAAGTTTTATGACACCAAG GGCTCGAACTTTGGATGGAATGGGTCGACGTTTTAG